GCCTCGTTGAATTATCAGTCAAAGCATCAGCTGCTACTGCCTTACAATCATCACCTTTCCAGATTGCTGATTATGGCACATCACCAATCCGTGGGACACCTAGGTCAAGAGTACGTGCTGACAAGTTTACGAAAAAAGTACTGGATCATCAAGGAACGAGCTGCCGTTCGTAAAGTACTCAGTGGTTGTTTGACATGCCGCAAGCAGAACTCTCTCCGTGGCCAACAAATGATGGCAGATGTACCCAAAGAAAGGTTAACTCCCGGAGACCCGCCATTTTCCTATGTTGGTATCGACTATTTTGGACCACTGTTTGTGAAACGAGGAAGAACTATTGTGAAGCACTACGGATGTTTGTTCTCATGTTTTACCCTTCGAGCCACCCACATTGAAGTAGCCGAGTCTCTTGAGACAGATTCTTTTATTAGCGCATTACGCAGATTCATCAGTCGAAGAGGAAAGCCAAGGgttattatacaaaaatttggttttatcaacggagttgataatgtaaattggccaccgtacagagattctaaaagctgacgtctcgagcgttagcccttcgctctgacgaagggctaacgctcgaaacgtcaccttttagaatctctgtacggtggccaatttacattatcaactccgttaataaaaccaaatttttgtatactacttccccaccgacgcagcaccacagtttctttaggaactaccccttcattcaaggGTTATTATAAGCAACAATGGTACTAACCTTTGCGGAGGGGAAAGAGAGCTAAGAGAAGCAGTGGATAGTTGGAATCAGCGGAAGATCAATTCATTCCTGCACCAAAGAAATATCGATTGGAAGTTTAACCCTCCTGGAGCCTCTCATATGGGAGGAGTGTGGGAGCGCATTATTCGATCTGTGCGCAAAGTTCTGAGAGTATTGTTAAGGGAGCAGTTGGTTTCTGGAGAAGCGTTGCGAACATTGATGGCTGAAGTTGAAAGTATCCTGAATGGACGACCATTAACCCGCAACAGTGATGACCCGGCTGACATGGAACCCTTGAccccaaatcatttgcttctcATGCAGTCAAATTTGAATGTGCCACCTGGTGTATTCGTGAAGGGAGATCTCTATTGCCGAAATCGTTGGAAACAAGTGCAATATCTTGCTGACGTATTCTGGAAAAGATGGTTGTCGGAGTATTTGCCTTCCTTACAAGAACGCCAGAAGTGGTTAAGGCCGCGTCGAAATTTTGTAGTCGGAGACCTGGTGCTTATCGCAGATGAAAGAGTTCACCGTGCACAATGGCCGTTAGGTCGCGTCGTTGAAGTTCACCCGGGAAGTGATGGCCTTACAAGATCCGTGAAGGTTGCGACAAGAACGACGGTCCTATCAAGACCAGTCACGAAGTTATGCTTCCTAGAACAGGAACATTTATCTTAAGCGAAAGAGTTTTGAGTTTCAATTGAACAATGAACTGCTTGATAGCGTTAGCTCAACGAACCTTGAACTGAAATATACAGAATTCTAGCTGCAAGTGAAAATGCTTTAGTGAACTCTATTAGTTCAGGGGCCGGAATGTAGCAACTAGAATaggaaatttttatgtgttgATTGCGTTGTTCGTTGTCAGGTGTGTATTGCTGCGTGTATGCGTTGTAATTCTGTCTAGGTGTTAATTAGTATACCGTAATTATTCCCTGTAGTCTTTTTTGCACGTTCGTTTGCAGGTGTATAAGTTTGTTTCGGCGTTATTACGCATAATTTTCTCTTCCAAGTTCGGTCGTTACATTATCCTTCTAAAGTTCTAGATTTGCGTTAGTCTCTGTTTTCACCGTTCTCGGCAGCCTTCTGGCTTATCTCAATCGCATCACAGTTTGTAAGTATTTGTCTTGTGTTTTCCGTTGTGCTTTTCTATTCATTACCTTTAGAATAATTTATGTAATCGTTTATCGTATCTTTTTCAGTTGAATCGCATGCAGTTGCAAGAATTAAATAGCGTATTCAAAAAATGGTGTTTAAATGCGAGCAACAGGGATTTACGACCGTTCAATTATGGTTATGATTATGGCTATGATTATTATGTAAATTACTGCTGTTTAGTTTGCTATATACTCCTGCAGGGCGAAGTCCAAACGACGGTCCTCGGGCACACTAGGGCTATTAGATCTTGCTTTGTGGACGGAACCTTCCTCATTATGTGAGCTGTTCCTAATATGGTTGTTTTCTGCAACTCACTGAGGCGGATTGGCCAAgggggtttttttttgtgtgtttttccAATCTCTTCTTAATCAAATGAGCCCCAGAGCACATACAGTGTATAACACTGGTACTATTTCTGTTTTCATGTCCCACATTCTGGTTGTTTCAATTTGCGAGGTCTTTATATTTTTCAGTGGTCTTTGATGAGGTGTTTCTGTCTGATGGCACTGCCACATCAATACGTTTGCACATTTTGTTCTTATGGTCTTTGATCACAATATCTGTCTTGTTACATGCTAATTCTCTGTCAGTGTGTATCTAAATATCCCAGAGCATTGTCGTTTCttcatttccagtgacagtTGCTAGCTCTTGTTTATACCACTTATCCGACACCTGAATATTATATTGTTGACATATCTTCCAATGTATTTATCTTGCTGTCTTCTTGTGTCTTTGAATATAGCTTTTGCAAGTTCCGCACATGATGACACAGTGTGGTCTATCGTTTCATCATATCCGTTGCATATCCTGCACATAGGATCAGTGCCGCAATTATTAGGCCTTCTGTTTCAGCTTTTAGTCCACTGCTTCTGAGCCACTGGTTTGTCTTATTCCTATTTATATTCATGACTCGTACACAAGGATGGGTGTGCAGCTGGAACTGTGAGCTGCTGAGATTACAAAGAACGGGAAAAACTAGAGACCTAAAGAAATAGAAACAGCTAAACGGCTTTCTAAGGAGTCCTCGGCATACCCATCTTTAGCATTCTCTGAACGCCAACTACCGTGCCGCTTGAACATTCTATCCGAAATTCCATTATTAGCGGCCCAAGAGGCACCGCCACTCCTGAAGCTATGCCAGGAATAGCATTTAGGATCTAATCCTACGTCCACTAACTTCTTTAAAAGTACTCCTCTACATCTAGAGTAAGAGAGTTTGGAAGCTGAGCGGATAAACTGCCTTCCGGACTTGGTTTGAATATtaccaaaaagaaaaccatCGCCGCCGTTGGCAGATGTGGGCAAAGAGAGCTGTGCCTGAGacaaatacttcagaagattaGCCCAGGGACAAAGGTCGGTAGCAGTTTTAACAATTGGAACGACGGTACCTTCACGATATTGATCAGTCTTATTATCTTCGATCAACAGTTCAAAGTATGTGGCATGGGAAAATACATCTTTAAGCTTCAGAttggataattaatcaaatCTCAAGAACCCTGCGAAGGAAAGGAGAGCCATGACCATCAACCTTGTGTCCACCAATGACCCGTAAAGGCTCTGGAAAAACTTGAGCAAAATCTCCCCTGTGATAAGTAATTTTTTGGATGTCTGGTGGGACAGCCTCCGCCTGACTGACTCTAAGACTTTCTGTGGGAGTGTATGACTAGATGGAGACTCTAAACCAGCAATATCGGGCGCCCAGCGGATGCTGTACAAGGCTGACTGGACCGGGGATGGAGAAGTGGACGCTTGAAGGACACCAAGCAAGTACAAGGCAACATAGGCGGGCGTAGCTGATAGCACAGTAATCTCGGGAAACTTGGAGGCCCAGGAGCGCCATCGTTTAAAGCCGTCGAGATAGGTGAGTGTAATATTAACAGCTCTGGAACCAAGGACAACTTCGGGTAACTTGGCACTTGTCAGCTAAACGGCGTAGATTAGGGTCCTGTACATGAGTAAGCTCGGTCCACATAGGGCTGGAAAAGACGTCTGGGGAAAAACAAAGGGAGAGGATACATGATAGGCATCCGCGAGGAAAACAAAGGATTATGATACGGAGGGGTGGGGTGACACAGAACATGGGGAACGCCACCCATAGCGAACAGTAGTAGTCACCGAGACTATGCCCATACGCGGCCACCGAGGCACACGTGACCTCACGCGAGGTAAACCGAAAAACTCTAAACAGAGATAACTGCTATCGAAGCACATAAACAGGGAGCGAGACAGGCCACTAACTGTGAACATGATAGCTAAAGCGTATAATACAGAACGATACAATGAAATATGGAATATGACAAAGAGAGCTAAATATAGAGGATAATGACTAAAGAATATATCATATCATAAGATTACATATCATGATTTAACGAGCCGACAGACGGACGGCTAGAACGTGGGATTTGAATTTAGGCCCATCGAAAATAGAGTCGGTGGAGCCCCTGACAAAAATCCCAGAAACATCTGTGAAGATAATCGCACACTTAACGTAAGGATTGTAAAGGGACTGAGGACCGAAGAGCATGGGTCAAAATGGAGATGAAACCCACTTCAGAACGATCAAGGTTCCCTCAGCTTTGCACTCTACAAGATGCCTAATTACCCGGGGAGCAAGGAACACCGGGGGTACTAACCAATTATTCTCCTTTCCCCAGTCTTGACAAAAAGCTTCGACGCCATGGGCGTGCGGGTTGCAATAACGGGAATAAAACTTGGTTAACTTGCGGTTATTAAAATTCGCAAAGCAGTCCACAGTATGGGGACCCCAAATGTGATCAATGTGattgaaaaattcaagggaCACACCCCAATCATCAAAATCAATAATCCTACTGATCGCATCGGCGTGATCATTGAAGGATCTGGGGATCCAATCTACTTGCAAATCGATGCTATTCCTGAGGACTATTTTAAAGATAGACAAGGCGAGGTGGTGAAGATCACGCTTCATGCTACCGCTGCGAATGATAGATGGAATATTACGGTTATCAGTAAACCATTGGACTGCGCAACCAGATAATATTATAATGTTCGGAAAAATAATTTGATGACTTATCTCTGTTCTGTAGGGATTGCGAGGGCTCACAGGCCATCACACGCGCTTGTTAGGCTGATTTTCTGAAGACTAGTAGTTCAGGACGGGGCACTGACTACGAAAATGACCAAACTTTCCACACGCGAGGCAGGAACCCCCTCGCAAGCCAGGAGATGCTTTGGGCCAGCTGCCAGTGTACGGATTCTGTAACGCTGTAGGAAAAACTGAGGTTTGCAGAAGAGAGACGAGAGAACTGGCTCGCGGAGCACCGGAAAACCGTGGAAATGACGATCCTTGAGAGAAATTGGGTCTCTTCTTTTGGGATCGAGCGCGCCTTCGTTTCTGAGAGGCTCTTGTCTCAGCCTGCCTTATTCTTTTGTCGTCATCGCTATCGTCGGCAAGATCTCTGCGTTGATATCCGTTAACTACTTCCCAACCTTCTTTGGCAGAATCCGCAATAAGGATgagctttgttttgttttttatgttttttttttatcctgcGAATTACAAGCCCCTAATACCAGTAGAGAGGTTTTAGTTTGAGAGAAACTTTATTTCTGCCCTCTTCTTTAAAGAATCGGCCAACCTGTCTTTCTGAAAAGGAAAATCTGGGTCTCTTAAAAGAGCAGTCCATTGTTCAAATCCGTGCTTATCGTCATCATCTgtcgtaaatctcaacggtcgacgttgatggccctgacttagtaagcgatttgaatgcggggtatcgattttgggccGTGCGTTTTCTGATCTTGCACATTCAAGGGCTGGCTCAAAAGTGGCTGCGGAAATTGACctgccaaatctagtgttcacttccataTCCACCTCTGAGCCTTTGGTGCCCTGTATTTTGAAGACATTCGTGGGCCTTTACagcaacttcgcgcgatctccgcttttgatagtgtactttggcaatgacagagctatgtttttggtcttcagacAAAACTTGGTGCTCTCTGTCGTCAAGCGCGTGAAGACTTTGCGTTtcgacgatttggcgataacgCATGGGGTGAGTGTATTTGCCAATAGCGTCgaagaccaacttgctcatctcgttgcccaatttgctgtgttggcTTCCGTTTTTGGCGACCAAAACTAAGTCACACTGGGGattgagcaaaggcctcacgaaattaatgtagccgtcgagtatttgcatgcttaTATCTGTCAAAATGACAGAGTCAAATCCGTATTTTTCCACAGTCTTAAAGGTTTTCTCATCGATGAAACCGCCGTTCGCCCTCGCTGCCTTTACCATTTCAACTGTCAGATattgataagtcatgggacgcgattATTTCACCTTGATGAACTACTAGGTGGCCAAAAATgttgttgcaaatgtcaggttagagggattcacttgcccggggtcattttgACACGTTTTCACGGTTTGTTCATAGCGAGGCAAGTAaaaagacacgacttctaacagctcttccatgcttgcccagTGGCCCCTGTCCTCTCATGAttcgagatcttgcgtccattgtAATCAcatcatcttcgccactgtcttgcgggctcttttgatgtacaattccgtggcagataattttataagaactccatccgatgcACCCTTGACttttctgaagtcgatcaactctgaaatggcgtctatgtaacccaatctcccgccatgtccAAGTTTGCACTCCCCTTGTAAATAATCAATAAACTTAAAAAACAGGCTTGGAGAGCACAGGTTAAAATCcattacttcgaaatttaattcctcctcctcttcgcagcaaaacttgagaaatttcaagcatctattGACAATCTGCTGTAGACAAtacatcatcaacaactgtactcgagACGCACGAATtcgttggcacttttgaagatTTTGCGCGGggtttttcgtcgaaataagagaaccaactatgcttgttgttgacatgtttcctacacccgcgttggctttgaaattcTTCATGTTCGCACAAttggatcgggcaatggtacaaactgtcgacatcgtctttttctaagtgaagacgttttggtttaggcaatgcgccatcgatattagaccactcaatcttgtttgctttactcatttttttcttagtgagaggaaatgaatgcatttaaaaagCGCTTTCGTTTGTGTCATTGAACAAAGGCCGATAAAATAACAACGGAAAtaaccaatcggaaccagcaagagaagtgttgtgcGTGTTTGAATTTCACGTAACGCACCCATAAATCCCTATTCGTAAAATGCTTTAGATTATTATCATTGCAGgtactccttcattgcacgcattactatgacatacatattattAAGGTTGTAAACGCGACCCAACGGTAATagctaaaaagggaacaattgttccttaggaacagctgagaaaaggatagaaaatgagcaataaaagcgaagcGCTACGAAAATACAcaatgtagaacaaacgttcctcttgtggcaaaacgaaacgataaagccttttggcaacTCACGAGTAGaaacaaatgctcttcaaataatgacaaagaaTTAACGCGtttttggtacaatttgattttaaatcacagataaaggaccaatttgttccaatcgtgattcggaactcggaacaattggttacactttaacactaaaggaccattttttttccgtatttttataaaaacacgttcccatgtgatagaaaggaatacatttttaggaacaatagttctcaaatcatccattaaggtccaatttggtCCGCTCGGGATtgggaattcggaacaattggttcgctttttaacaataaagtatcattttgttccgtatctttataaaagcacgttcccatgttatcaaaaggaacacatttttaggaacaatagttcccaaataatcccttaaggaccaatttgttccgctcgggattcggaactcggaacaattggttcctcTTTTagcaataaaggaccattttgttcccaagtagtagGAAAGCTCATTTCATCAAAAGCTcgatttcatcaaaaggaacacaagaaactggaacaatctgttctcgcttttcaagaggggaccgtcccagaatcaagaaaaggaacgcctctgaaaaacaaaatttgctcAAACACAtcgttagttaaaaagaaagaggccaaaaagcgactaaaagatcactttgtagAACAAAATCGAATACCGAAATTTTTCTGACGAAATAGAACACTCAAttggaaaaaggaaacaaaattgaaatttgggaaatgttatagataGGTAGCTAAATTCGCAGTTGCCATTTTCTGATTAACACGGCGATCTTTCTTTATCTTTTGCAAGATGGGTCTTTCAGCCATTTCTTGATCCttcacaatttgttttgttattttcgtaAAATGCCAGTTCTCATTTCTGGGACCTTCTCGCCCAAATCTATTGTTTCAGTATTTTGTGGGTCCACTGCTTTTTCAGATCTTTCAGACGGAGTCTCAGTTTCCTTGGCACAAGTACTCTGGGTCTGTTCATCACTAGGCGAAGATGATGGGCTTGTCTGAATGATGTTTGTCTTAATGCCTTCGAGTTTAGCAACTGTGAGGCGTTTACTTTTAATGACGTCTCTTCTTATATTAGTTAGTTTGCTAACATCATAAGGTATGGCTGTTTGGTCGGGTTTTTGTGTCTCCAAATGTTGTATTATGCCTTCATAACATCGTTATAGTCATCTAGAGTCCATTTTTATCGATTAcgctttaattaattaattcattcattcattaaggGATTTGGGGTGTTGGTACTCAGAAGGCCAATATGAGAAGGTAAATGTAATGTTCTAGTAGCATAATTTTCGATGCCAGCCTGATTACCCACTGAAGATCGAAGTCTTTATTTTTCCGAGCGACCACCGACGCGGCATAAAAATCTATTGATACGAGTTGTCCTTATAATAATGCACTCTTTGTCAATAGCCGGGGTGTTTTGTTTCTTAGCACCACCAATACGTTGGTTACCTACCATGGCTTTGGAGTCCACACTCACCCcgtaagtttttttctgtaGAGCACCCACCTTTAGCCCATTAATTTAGACCCTTACCTGTGGCACAGGAGGTCTTTATCCTTAGCATGGAGCCCAAAGCAGATATTAGGCCATTGGGCAGGAAACTACCTGGTCCTGGTATGGGCAGGATTGGAGCAGGCCTGTGCAGCTATCTTCATGACCTGCGTGCTACcctttgttgtggttgttgttgttgttattatcatcattattgttattaatattataacGGTAATGCTTTAGCTCTGGTGGATGTTGTACCGACATTACACCAAAGGAGCGAGCCATAGCAAAAAGCCAAAGGTCAATTAGatttatttcttcttcttcaactttCAAACACCTTTCTTAGGATACTTGTTCCCATTAAAGCTGTGTCCTGCAACAATCTCGTCCCGATAGTAATCCCCAGCTTGTCAAGTTATATATCCTATCTTTTGCTGACTACACCAAGTGCACTAACAACTAGCCATTTCCCATAATTTTCTAATCTCCGTCTtcagatcatcatcatcaccatcatcatcattattgttattattattgttattattattattattatgctaccttttgttttacatttcccgaattgttttctttgaaagtaGCAAATGTGCTgccctccagtttttctttgatttgacgTTCCCCCTAGCTTTACTAAGCTTGGCAGAAGGTTCTTATACATTGCTTTCCCTACTTTCATTTTTAGATATCTTCACActaataaaataactcaacttcCAGAAAAGATGTTCTCAGGACTTAAAAATCTACAATCGCTGTAAGTTTTTTCTCCATAAAAACTGTCACTGAAACATTTATATAGCTATGCGCTAGTCACTGCACAAAAATTTGTTTGAGTTACTTAATAAGTGATTCAaaactgcttaattaaattaaatctcaACAGCAATTGAGAATCAGTTGAAGCCTACAATTAGATTGTGTTTGGACCTTGGCCTTGTAATCCATTACATCattttcttcttggttttctcgCACAACGTCAGCTCGTATTTGACCTTGTGTGGGGTCCACATTTTTGTGAGGAAGAAGCACATAATTATCAGAACAATATTAAACACACTattaaactagttttaaaaCTTATACACAGTACTTATAGAAAGTTGAAGCGTACGAGCGTTCGGCTCCTTCTCGGAGGCTTGTtcacatataaatgaaaaacaagaattgtgAACCGGTAAACTGTTAACGGTCACGTGATTTAGCAACACGTGACCGCAACAGATTGTCCCAGATGTGGGGGAGCAGGTATCTTCCAGTGTCACGGTTCAAGTCCGGCCTATGAACCCGGATATAGATGGCCTCTTTGATGCCCCGCTCTATCCAACGATCTTCATGGTCTAACACCTCTACTTCAACCTTATGTCCAGGGTAGTCCCTGTGTATGTGCTGTGAGACTTCAGACGAAGCGCTGCTTGGTCTAAGATGCTCCGCGAACCTCGATTTCAAAGTCCGCTCGGTCTCTCCCACATACGAGCTGCCACAGTCCACCCCTTGACACGTAACCCGATAAATAGGGCCACAAGTGTCTTCTTGTTTCTGTGGGTCTTTCGGAAACGACAACAGTTGTCTGAGGTATTGTATGGTTTAAATGTAGTGTCCACCTCATTTTGTTTCAATGTGCGTCGTAACTCCTTAGACAGCCCTTTGACGTATGGGATGACGATGGCGGTTCGTCTAATAGGTAGATGATGTTGGCTTTTTTGAGATTTGTTAGTGCTGTCTGAGTCCTGTAATGCCCATTCCGGGTATCCACAATCTTTGAGGGCTGCCTTGACATGTTCTAGCTCCGCCTTGGTGTCCTCAGGGTGGCTTGGAACTGTGTTGGCCCTGTGAAACAGGGTACAGACAACGCTCATCTTATGCTCCAGTGGGTGATTTGACTCCCAGTTGAGGTATTGGTCCGTGTGGGTAGGTTTCCTATACACTTTGATCATCCTGCCGTACAGTACGAGAAACGCTAATTCTCCATTAGACTCTGTTTCCGTCGTGAGCTGTATGTTAGGATCGACGCTGTTCAGGTGCTTTGTAAATTCATCGGCATCACTTGAAGTTGTCTTGCAGTTAGTGTCATCCACACATCTGAGCCACCACCCAGGTGGGATGGGTGCGGTCGAAATAGCTGATTCCTCAAAGGCTTCCATGTATAAATTGCAGACCAGTGGTGAGACTGGTGACCCCATCGGTGCTCCGTGAATCTGGCGGTAGAACTGACCATCAAACACAAAAGAGGTGTTAGACCATGAAGATCGTTGGATGGAGCGGGGCATCAAAGAGGCCATCTATATCCGGGTTCATAGGCCGGACGTGAACCGTGACACTGGAAGATACCTGCTCCACCACATCTGGGACAATCTGTTGCGGTCACGTGTTGCTAAATCACGTGACCGTTAACAGGTTACCGTTTcacaattcttgtttttcatttatatatGAACAAGCCTCCGAGAAGGAGCCGAAAGCTCGTACGCTTAAACTTTCTGTAAGTACTGTGTATAAGttttaaaactagtttaatAGTATGTTTTCACCAGTACAGTGTAACATTCATAAAAGTAATATTAAACACGTTTTTCGCTACTGACACGAACAGTTGTTACTTTTTGAGTTTTGGAATTGACAAGATCTCCAAGGAATTTTTAATTTGGATATCGGTTCTCGTAATATACTTTAGATGTGAAGGACCATTATCAGAATTAAACAGTACGTGTAGACGGGATGTCACTGTTTTAAttgagtttattgagaaattcGCAAACAAATTATCTCATAAAAACAGGGTGACACGCCGAACATAAAAAGGTGTCAAAGAAGcaaaaccaagaaaaacatCACTTTCACACGAGCCATTCGCCGCTGGCTCCATGGTTGGCAATCTTTGACAAGTAGAACCAAATCACCGACTTCTTCATTCTGCGCGGCTTATGCTACTTTTGTCTCTCCTGCAAGGACGATATGTATTCCTTCAACCACATCTTCCAAAAGTAATCTGCCAAAAGCTGTGCCTGTCTCCATTTCGTTCTTGAGAATAAGTCTTCCTTTACAAAAGATTCAGGTGGTAAGTTGTGGACCGCTCTCTGCAACAGTAGGTGGTTGGGTCTCAACGGTTCCTGATCATCGGGGTCATCAGAGGCAATACAAAGAGGTCGGAAAATAAAATTCGC
The genomic region above belongs to Montipora capricornis isolate CH-2021 chromosome 5, ASM3666992v2, whole genome shotgun sequence and contains:
- the LOC138048694 gene encoding uncharacterized protein translates to MASLMPRSIQRSSWSNTSFVFDGQFYRQIHGAPMGSPVSPLVCNLYMEAFEESAISTAPIPPGWWLRCVDDTNCKTTSSDADEFTKHLNSVDPNIQLTTETESNGELAFLVLYGRMIKVYRKPTHTDQYLNWESNHPLEHKMSVVCTLFHRANTVPSHPEDTKAELEHVKAALKDCGYPEWALQDSDSTNKSQKSQHHLPIRRTAIVIPYVKGLSKELRRTLKQNEVDTTFKPYNTSDNCCRFRKTHRNKKTLVALFIGLRVKGWTVAARMWERPSGL